CAATTCCTTTGTGgctgagaagaaatgagaattAAATAGTCTTCGTGCCCCTAGATCAAGAGtggaaaaaagttaaaacatcttaaaataaaccaaatgcACTGCAGAAACTTAATGTTTAAATGACTGAAACATTACACCAAACTGGAACACCCAGCTCAAAATCCATTCAACTTCACAAGAGCCCTCCACAGGTTTTCAATGAGTCCTTAATTTTAAACAATGTTAAAAGCTgtaattacagttttaaaattctcaCCTTTACTGTAGCTGAGACAGAAGAGACATTTCCATACTGGACATGCTTGCGGAGGTGATTACAGATGGCTCGAAGCGTTGGATGGACTTCCacacaaaatttacatttgtaGCCAACCACTTTCCGCTCTTTAAGTTTTGAAACATCTTCCAGGTGCCCAAAAGCCTATGAATACACAAGCATAAATCAATTCATACGATAAAGTGTGCTTTGTTATCTCATTTTTAGGAATATAGACCAGATTTTGCAGCTGAAGAGAAATTATGTTTGATATGCACATGTCCTGTTTTGCAGGACTGTATGGCCAATTTTTGTTGATGTCTATTACTGCCTCTAGAACAAGTGGGCAAGACATCTCTGCAGGAAAGACCTTCAGGTATTGCATAACAGTGGTTCTCCAGAAGACTATTCAATCTGGCCTGAAACTGCTCTTTCATGACCCCACCACTTCCCCAACAGCTGTGAGGGGCTTTTCTGCAGCAACTATATTCCAAATCAAGGCAGAGTGAAGGGGGCGAGCGAGCAGAAAAAAGAGCACAATTTGGTCTTCCAGTTATGGTGCACTAGTCCAAAGCTTCAGCCATCAGATAGATTCGTGTCATGTTAATATTGAGTGCTTTATCAGTGAACACACTGGAAGAGACACGCTTGAGAAGTAAACTGATGTGTTACTCAGAGGTACTCTTAAAAAGGGGATTGGACATTTTGTGAAGAGTCTGCAACAAAGGACATGGCAGccttgcaagaaaaaaaaacaaggaacagTCAGATACAGATGGCCTTCCGGAAGGgtgagaggaagggaaggaggtgTATAAAATATAGAAGGAAGCAGTAGGAAAGCACAGGGCTTCCTACAGAACCTAGGGAGGAGTAGAGGATGAAGGAAAGGATGAGGAAATTAAAGCAGAACGTGTAATTGACTTATGAAGCTCACTGACACACTGAGTCATTCATTAGCCTGTAGTCATTTGGCTGTCAAAGAGAACATGCAAGTGGGCATTAGTAATAGGCAGCCTTTTGGGGTGCAGGAGGgtagtgttttcatttctttcccctggcagggcagggagaagagggaaagagacCAGACACACAGATCCTTACCCTCTCTTGTTTGAAATCTGCAAAAGCACCATCTGCATATTTCTGCTTGCTCAGAagctgcttcctcctctcctgaCGTTTGGCACGCTTCTGGAATTCCTCGTTGTGACCATTCAAGTGTGCggtcagctctgctgtgctaTGCAATTTCATATCACAGTGCTTGCACTGGTAGACAGCATTCTGAGAGCGGGTGCCACTTCCCAGTATGGTAAAGTCTCTCTTCAAATCCTTGCTGTGGTGGTCAGTGTAATGCATGCACAGCAGCTCCGCTGTGCTGAAGGACAGCTTGAAACATTTTATGCACCTGAAGGGAAGCCACTCAATTTCCTGAGCCTCGCTCTCCACCTCAGGCTTCTCAAAGTCATTCCTCTCCTCAGTTGGAGTTGGCTTTTCATGCTCATCGGCATATACAGCAGTGAAGTAACCCCCCAGCTTGCTTGCATGCTGCTTCTTCGGGAAAACACCAGGGTGACGCTTCATGTAGTGGGACACGATACCCTTTTTGCTGAAGGACTGGAAGGAACAAAGTGagcatttcttcttctctacAGCTCTCCTCAGCTCTTCACTTAACTGAGGAGTGTCATCTTTGGGAGGAGATGGAATGATCACTTTATTGGGTTTGTCGCTTACTGTCCTTGAGGCTGCTAAGCAGTGAGTGTAGTAAGCATCAATGTCATGTCTTTTCTGGTAGTGTGCCGCAAGCCCTTTGCGGATAGGGTTGGTGTAGGAACACAAAGCACATTTGAAGAGGTTGTTCTTGCCCTCTGGCTGTGCCCGTACATTGTTATGTTTGATGCGGTAGTGCCTGGCTATCCCCTTCCGGgtagagcagaaatatttgcagagcTGACACCGGAAAACTGTGTGAGACACTAAATGAGAACTGGAGAAATGAGGTGCTGCAACAGAGATTTCTCCAACATCCTCAGCAGCAATTTCTGGGGAGGCCTTGATTTCAGTCACCATGTCTGGCTCCAGTGAAGCAGACACCTTTGGTGGTGACTGAGCAAAAACATCAAATTCGGGTTGATTGTGGTATTTCTCATAGTGAATTTTGAGCTTCTCCAGTGTACCATGGGTATAAGGGCACAGCTTGCACCTGTAAGCACCATAGCCTTGCTTGAAAATCCTGCTTGTCTCTTCCACATCATTCTGAGCAATATCATTTGCCTGCTCCACATCATGCACAAAGTCTTCAGCAGTGACCTTTATTGATGGGTGCCGTTTCTGGTAGTGTGTGAGAACGCCATGAATGCGTGTGTTAATGTATGGGCAATGTCTACACTTATATACAGCCCCGGGGTTAATGTCTATATCCTGAGCAAAATCTGCAGCTTTCACTTTCATGCCAGGATGCTTTTTGCCATAATGTGTCAGAAGGCCATGCAAGTTGTTGTATTCAGACTGGCAAACTGTACACTGATACGGAGTAGAGGAGATGGCAGGGTTTGCAGAAGCCAGCTGCACCGTTTTCTCCTGGGAAAGGCTGGGATCCTCTGCACACTCTGCATCCTGGTCCATCTGTGACGTTGTTATCTGGTCTTCAGAATCCATCCTGATCCCAGTTTCATCAGGCTGTGTGCCAGACTTCTCAGCAGCATCTTTCTCCTTAATGATATCTAACAGCACAGATTCATCCCCATTCATGGCCCAAGGGTGAAAAGCTTGGTAGTGATTAGTAATATCCCAAATAGAAGATGCTTCAAAAATGCAATCTCTGCATTTGTAGGACTTTGCCTCTGTTGGCATCACTAGGGCAGGAGGCGAAGGATCAGGACCTGCCCAGAGTTTAGTTGCCATGTAAGTATAATCAACATAATGCTCAGGATGTCTCCTTTGGTAATGCACAAGCAAACCACTTGGCTCTGTGTGTGAATAAATGCACCATTCACAGTGATAACCAGCCTCTATCAAGCCATCCAAAAATGCCCATCTGAGAATGGATGTGACTGTAGCTTTCAGTGTTGGGTGATCTTTCTTAATATGCTTCCTCAATGCATAGAAGTAAGGTGAAGTATAGCTACACTGCCTGCACTTGAGGGCTCTCAGCTTTGACTTGTCCCGCTCGGTGCTAGAGGTGTGAGCGGGCACATTGCCAGTCGATTTCTTCTGGCTACGATCACAAAGGCTTCTAATGGTGGCTGTATGCTGTCTAATCACATCTGCATTAGCTTTAAAGTCGCGATGCTTCTTTTGATAATGAATGAGCACACCTTTCACGGTCCTGTTTCCATAATCACAGTGTtggcagaaaaacatttcattctcGGGAGGATTCACAGAGGTCTCGGAACCGCCTCGGCTCAACTGCTGCATGGACACTGGTGGCCTCTGAATACCAGGTGGCAGCTCACCAGCCCTCATCATTGCTGCAGTGGGAGGTGCCTGTCTGATATATTTGGCAGTGACCTTTATCTCTGGGTGCCTCTTCTGGTAGTGAACAAGCACTCCAACAACTGAGCGGTTGCTGTATGAACAGTGTTTGCAGTAGTAAAGTTCAGTAGCAAGgtctgggggtggtggtgggggaggTGGAGGCTGAGAAGCCAAGTTGGACAGTTTTGGGGAGACAGGTGTCCCCATCTCAAAAGACATCTGAGCCAGGGCAGAGCCCCTATCAACAGAGACGACACGCATGGTCTTCTGGATTCTGAAATATGATGCTTTTTCTTCGGGGTGCTTTTTCTGGTAATGAACCAAAACTGAATGCATGTTAGGGCTTGCAAATGAACACACGTCACAGTCATAAACAACCACAGTATTGACGGAAGGTTCCTTCTGATTTTCACATTCAGGACTAAAACTCTTGGCGGCACTTTTGTTAAAGCCAGCTGGCACACCAGCCCCGCGAGCCACGGGGGTGGAGGTTGCCATAGTTTTTGGAGCAGAATTCAAGATCTCTCTCAGTGTCTGAGACTCTGTGTTCAGCCCTTCTTGCTGCTCAACAACATAGCTTGAAAATATCATTGCATTGTTAATTTTCACTGTGGGATGCATTCTTTGGTAATGTGGCATCAGACTTCTAACATTCGGGCTCGTGTAAGAGCAGAAGCGACAGCGGTAGATCAGATCAGAATGATCAAAGTTCAGTACATTCATAGCTTCAGGGTGATGCTCTCCATAATGCTGCTGCAGGTCTTCAAAGTTTGTATAGTCAATATAGCACTCAAGACACCGGTATACTGCACTGTGATCATTGGGATCCAGGATATACCTAAAGCTGAATTTAATATAAGGGTGCATTCGCTGGTAGTGGGTGCTAACGCTCCGGGCAGATTTGTTGCTAAAATCACAGTGTTTACAATAGTACAGCCTGCCAGAGTCATTGAACTCTGCATTCTCATTGTTCTGATCAGTACCATACATGTTTGACTGGCCCCCCAGAACAGAGGCATTAGGGCTCTGATGTTCTTTCATGCTGACAGAAGAATAATAATCTTCCTCATCTTCTGATAAAGTGAGCTCAATCTCTGCTCCATTGGCAGAATTGTAATCATGCTGCAAGCTTCTGAAGTTTGCCTCCTTCTGGGAATCATTAGCCTCTCTTCCCCACATTTGCTGTGGTGCGTAAGAACTGGACACTTCTATCATTGGTTCTGTTTGCTCTTCTTCTCTGTCTAACTCAACTTCTATCTCCACCTCAttgtcttcctcctcttcctcatcatcCTCTACATTAATCACAGCAtcttcttgctgtttgttttggttgatTTTGCTCTGCAGATTGCTCGCTATTTCGTCAATCCTAGTTCTCTTTTTCACTGGTGAGAGATCTAAAGGGAAATCATTTGACACTTTCCGAGGGGCCTTTGcaacaaagttatttttagaTGACAGCCCAAGGATTGAGGTCTGGCTCTTCTTCACTGTGCTGGCAGAGGTGTGAGCATCTGCCTCACTCTCTTGTGGTGTGTTGGATGGTGGTCCATCATATTTTGGCAAGTTGTCACAGAATGAGTGCTTGTGCTGCTGATGAACTCTGAGGCCTTTCAAAGTTGTGGTGGAATAGTTGCACATTGTGCACTTGTATGGATGCTGTGAATGGGGCTGGGGTGattgctgttgttgctgttgctgctgctgctgctgctgctgctgcactggctCCATCATCCCAGCTGACTTCCTGCCATTTATATTTCCACTCTCATAAGACACAGCACTGTCATTCAAAGAAGAGGCGATGCTTTCAGTTTGAGAGTTCACAGTGTCCCAGTCTGATGTTGTACCTGTATGACATTGCTTGTGGGCGCCAAGCTTTAATGAACTCTTGCAAGTGAAAGGGCATTCGTCACACTTGTACACGGCTGTCTTTCCAGACAGGTGGATGTTCTCAATGTGACGGGAAATGCTTCGGCGGTGCATAGTcaggaaaggacaaaaaggacACTGGAACCTGTTCATATACCTTCTAAAGGGGATCCCCTTTGTTTCCAGGAGTTTGTTGCCATCAGATCCCATCAGCTGCTCTGCGGACATTCCTGTGGTCTGGTGATCCATGGAGTTCAAGCCATTCTCGCTGTCCATTTCATTTAGCTCTTCATCTGAGCTGGAGTCATTTAGCATACTGTTTGTTTCCAGGTCAGCAGAAGAATTTGTCATATCAGCAATTCCATAGCGGGATCTGTCAGACAAATTAACCATGCCTGAGTTGTGAGGTGACTTAGGCTTCATTTGAGGAtaagacacagaagaaaacttggAAGATGTAGAAGAGTTGGGCCTGATAAGGGAATTGCCCATAGAGCTTCTGAAGTTTGAGACATTAGCGTTCGATATCTCACGTCCCGTCGTATTCATAGACATATAGTTAGAGTTTGGGGAGGCATTCTGGGCACTCTTGTTCTGTACATCAGGTGCACTGGTTCCTTCTTGTTGCTGCCTCAGGCTTGACAGTATTTTTACCATACTGCGGTGCTTCTTCATCATGTGGTCACACCAGCGCTCCCTTCGAGGTGTCTGGTAGCTGCACCATTCACAGCAAAAGTTGCCCCTCGACTTTGTCAGGGGCTTGACCATGGACTCCAAAATGCTCCGCTCCACCacctctgcaggcagctccttGCAGGGTTCCTGCACTGGCACAGAAGCAGATGTTGATTCAGATATAGCAGTGGCAGCTGTAGGGGGAGTTGAACTCTCTTTCAGGTTGTTTTTGTGATACATTTTCTGGTGCTTAATAATCCTTGCACGCCTGGGTGACTTGTAGGTGCAGAACTGGCAACTGAAAACTTTGCCAAACCCTTCATGCATCATGATGTTGTAATTTAAGGAACTAGCGGTTGGTGGCCCCACTGAGCTCCCCCCAGCCTGCGTTCCATGAACCTTGCGTGTGTGCTCTATGAGGAGGTTTTTGGAACGGAAGTAGCGCACACAGAACTTGCACTGGAAAAAtttgttggttggtttaggATTTGGAGCCATATGCTGACCATAGAAAGTCTGGCTCTGGCTATAGTAACTTCCAGTCCCCATCTGACTTGTTGCATTTTGCCCTAAAATGAGAATTAAGgtgaatatataaataaataaaatcaaatactGAGGCTTTTTCTCCACCCACCCTATACGCGTAGGAACACAACTGCATCTTGAACAACTATCAATCACACCAGGGTTCTCTCACTTACTTATGACTTAAGTACACTCTCTGTAGAGAGTACATTTTCTACACTTATCTATATACCTGTTGACTTTCAGAAATGGCCATTTTCCACAACATAGATATATATGTGATATGGTGTAAACTTTGGGATGGACCATTTCCAAAAGTATCTTctttgggaagaaagaaagctaGTACACTAATAAGGCTGAAAATTTTGAGGTGGTTCATGGTGGTGAAGAACCATGAAAATctgacaaacaaaaagcattatgAAGAAATACACTAAAAGCAGCTAAGAAATAAAACCACCCTCCACATTTCTATTTACAGGAAGAGCTGTGGTCAGAGCCAATATGGCTGAAGATAGATATCTGCTTTGTTGTCAAAGCAATAAGGATAATCAAGTTTTTGCAATCACATTAAAAGTACTAACTAATATGTACTAAAATAAGCCACATGTGAAACAGGTGGTTAGAGCTGAGATTTACCTGCTATTTCATCAGCAATTGTAAATTCATcctttacagaagaaaattcgACCTCAGTCTGGTTGCTAGCATTCATGGAACCAGTCCTTGGCTGGCTAGGGCTTTCCTCTGAGACATCGGttggctgcaggaaagcagtgTGAACATCCTGAATATGAGCTTTAAGGTCTTCATATGATGGAGCTCGAAAATCGCAGCCATCACACTGCAGCACCTCCATGGTTCAAGAACGATCTTTCACATGAGAAAATTCTgcaagaaaagagggagaagaagTTTTAGAGTAATGTCATTTTAACAAATTCTGAAACAGGTAATATCACGTTTATAAAGACAGTCATTTCCAGAGATTCCATTTACTGCAGTGTGAAACTCAACCTGTAGTTACTATATGAAGATGCCTCAGTTTGGATTCACATGAAGTCCTACCTAGGTAGCTCACAAGTTGCTGACTCAACACTACAGTCAACATTCTGACAAATGACTACTGACTCAGTGGACTTTGTCCTCTTGGCTTTTCCATTACATAGGACAGGGCTGTTATTCAGAAGTTTGTCTTGTTCAAAGACCACAAACTGTATGCTAGAGAAATAGCACATTACTCCCCAACAGTCATGTACTCAATTGTACAATCAGAAGACAGTGGCTTCTGCCTCTGTGAATCTCACTAACAACTTATTGGAAGTTAAAAAGTATTGCCTGCTTTATCCACCACAGATCAAAAGcctctacaggaaaaaaaaaataaataaataaataaataataataatctgcctttcttctcaATTTCCTCTCAGTTCTGAGATTGGTGGAAAACCTAGACAACACTGCAACTTGAGATGCAGCCACATGCACTCAAGGTAGTATGGTTTGTTCTACCTTACTTCCACCATGCCTTGCAAGAGCATCTCCATTCTTTGTTAAAATGTTTACTGTTTAATTTGAGTCTGTCCTGGGGACACAACCTTTGCGAGATAGCAGTGTTTTGGGAAGGCAAGACTTGAAGGATGAGAGAGACAGCAAAGGAAATAGGAATTTTGGAAACGTATAATGGAAGTATGAGTAACAAAGACTTTCCTCAGAAACATCATAGCTTCTTTGATTTATCCAAATGCTCTACATATCTTGAAGTACCAAGTAACACAAGATATGGCAATGTGAATTATGGAAGTTTGGTTTGTGACCAACTAACCCTGCTTCAGAGAGTTGTATATTTATGCATTGCCATGAAGGAGACACAAAACACAAGCAAGACAAAAGACTCTCCTACCCTGTGCAGTATTTAGAGAGAAGAGCAGCTATtctatattaataaaaaaattacttctttaaGTTTCCACATGCTGTGCTGGTACAGGGATAATATGGGCAGTCCAGAGGTCCAGTATACAAGGGCTGCctcaaaagctgaaaattccACGTTTTTTGCACATGAAGTACAAAACTACTTCTACAATGCGGAGAATGCTTCAAAACATTAAGTGCAATGAAATTAGAGAGGATACTGTATCGGGATTTTTTATGAAAGAATGCTTCTTCTGATAGCCTGCTAAAATAAACTTCTAGCAAGTCAAATTCTGGACACTCTGAGCATACAGGCTCTCCACACATTTACCTACATTATTTTGCAGGCTGCACTGTGTCCTTTCTCTTCCAacccccctctctccctcccaccaccaataaagaaaatgaacgCTGTACCAGCTCCTTTTCGGCTAACAAAGTTACAATAATCGAGATACTCAAGCTTTTATGTGCAAGCACCAGACCAAATTGTGTGGAAGAGGTTGCTATCTGCTCTGGATCAAATTACAGCAGTGAGTGAAGCCCCACCCCACGTCTCCTTTAGCACAGTCCATTAGacctgaaaacaaatttttccATGGAGCAGACGACTCCTGCATTTAGAGCActtcacagaaaagcagatcATCCAGTTTTCACTACCCATCCCCCAAGCTTAGTCCTTTCATCTCAGCCAAAcaagccacagctctgctgaatgTGTTTATCACACTTTCAAGAGATATGAGCCCCTGCGTCACTGAAGCTTTAAGACTCACTAAGCTGCCCTAGTCCTCTGAGCTTTGGGAGCAGCCATTTTAGCTCAGACAACTCCTGCACTGAGAGGCTCAGAGCTTCTCGCCCGTGCACAACATGGCCTCACTTATCTCAGCTTCATCTCCAGCACACcagggtttttctttctttccttttttttttttttttttttcctcctccttcttggGTCACGCTTGAAAAATCAGCATCCCCAGAACACACCTCCCCTTCTCCTGCGTGACTTGCACCCCAAACCATGTCACTGGTGTCCCCCTGCACTGCCCAAGCAGCACCTTCTCTCCCTGAGCAGATCGCCGGCAAGCATCTCCTAGGGTTGGTTCCCCTGTCCCATGGATGACAAATGTGATGATTCAATCCAGAAACACAGCATTACAGCATCAAGACACTGGTCCAAGCTGTCCTACAGACAGAGGCAACACAGAGCCGAGCCTCCCAGGAGGAGGCGGGGTTGGGGGGGAGGCAGGCGGGGGGCCTCCagcctgccctgtccctggggagccctcCTGCTCAGCGCAGAAGACACACCACCCCACTCCCCTGCCAGATTCCAAAGTCTAATGACCTTTGTTAATCACCAGCCAGCCTGTCTGCATCAGCAAACCCTGCCAGCAGACACACCCTTCAACACAAAGGCTGTAGCTATGCCTTTTAAGAGAGGTTCTCTGAAAGCTCCATTGTgtagaagagaggaaaaacaacacacacacacacacacacacaccacacacacacacacgctcgCACAAATCCacccccccctgccccccagcccccgaAATCTTCAGACCCTTTAGAAACACCACCACGAAACGCTTTCAGCTGTCTCTTTCAGAAACTTCAGGACAGCttacaaaataggaaaaacaggGAGGGCAAACctgaagttctgaaaaaaaaaatgtaattctggCAGCTTCAAGAGGTTAAAAACACCACCATCCCCACCGCCAGCAGTCACATTTCTTTCATGAGCTGACAACCAGAGAAGGTATCCACAAGGATGCTTGCTGTTGTCTAGACGATCTTAGATCAACAACAGCACCTTTCTGCTACAAATCAGAAGGATGAGTTGGAAGATCATGAACAACTGCTGATTACAAAACCTGATGGGGTCTTCATCATGGGTTCTAGCTTTAATGTCTGCAGGATCTCTATCGCAAAGGTAGTACCAAGTCACAGAAGAGGTTAATCTTACTGCAGCTCAGAGGAACATACATCAGGTACAGCTGCATGGActtcaattttatattttcaccAAGCATCAGGCTGAAAGCGGGATGAAGTATTTTATAAGGAATTCTGCCCTactatttccacatttttccttaaaattcagGCATTtcacaaaggcaagaaaaacacAGTGCTAGCTTGAGCTCATGTAtcaaaagaaactgaaacacGATGTgtgtctttcttctttgttgtcTGCATGGaatacagaagagagaaagatcCACCTAGCCACCAGTGAAGAGCATTTCACTGCAACGCTTTCCATACGTACAAAGAATACTACTTTCTACGtttaactttctttaaaaaaataaaataaaataaaaaatacagtccATAATCCCTTAAATTTTTGAACAGcacaataaaaaatgtaaggGGGAACAGAGGTGGGTTGTGAAGGGAATTACCAAATCCATTAACTCAAAAGCAGAACAGGAagcctggaaagaaaacaaacaaaccaaccaacaaaacaaacaaaaataagcaaacaaccACCATGAAATGAGTCTATAAATCCCACAAGCCCTCTAACATATTCACAACCAATCTCTTGAGACCACATTACCCACAGATAACGCGACTTCTAAAATACCCTTACTAATGTGACGCTAACCTCACCAGATTATTAAAATACCATTGTCTGagtaattttcatttacaacCTCTTCTTAAAATATATGGCTTTAATGCTGAATACGGAGAAGAGGTATTCTTATTTCCCTTATGAGTGAAAAGCTTCCAAAACATCGAGTTCAAGAGATTCTCAAAGTTTCCATAGTTTTAAAGACCCAAGCTAAGTTTTCAAATTGTCTTTGACGTATTTCTCTACGCTCCTGAACATGTGAGGAGAACATCAGAGAGACAGTTGCATTAGATTTCtaggtttttaaaaatccaaaacaaaagaTAATTGTGCTTGTTGAACAACATTCATTACAGAATTTGGCAGCAGCCAAAGCAGTACAAATCATTATGTTTAAGTTTGGTTTTAAagcttcaaaatacaaaattaattgtgAAGCCCAAGGCACTGACCTCAAAATTGAGCTTCTGTGGTTGACTACCCATCCGTTATATTTTGAGATGGAGTCAGCGCTGCTTCTAGAAGTTAAGAATATGCACATGCACAACCACAGCTGAAAAGGTCACTCAGACCACACACACTATCTGAACTTCCAC
The genomic region above belongs to Oxyura jamaicensis isolate SHBP4307 breed ruddy duck chromosome Z, BPBGC_Ojam_1.0, whole genome shotgun sequence and contains:
- the ZNF462 gene encoding zinc finger protein 462 isoform X1, which produces MEVLQCDGCDFRAPSYEDLKAHIQDVHTAFLQPTDVSEESPSQPRTGSMNASNQTEVEFSSVKDEFTIADEIAGQNATSQMGTGSYYSQSQTFYGQHMAPNPKPTNKFFQCKFCVRYFRSKNLLIEHTRKVHGTQAGGSSVGPPTASSLNYNIMMHEGFGKVFSCQFCTYKSPRRARIIKHQKMYHKNNLKESSTPPTAATAISESTSASVPVQEPCKELPAEVVERSILESMVKPLTKSRGNFCCEWCSYQTPRRERWCDHMMKKHRSMVKILSSLRQQQEGTSAPDVQNKSAQNASPNSNYMSMNTTGREISNANVSNFRSSMGNSLIRPNSSTSSKFSSVSYPQMKPKSPHNSGMVNLSDRSRYGIADMTNSSADLETNSMLNDSSSDEELNEMDSENGLNSMDHQTTGMSAEQLMGSDGNKLLETKGIPFRRYMNRFQCPFCPFLTMHRRSISRHIENIHLSGKTAVYKCDECPFTCKSSLKLGAHKQCHTGTTSDWDTVNSQTESIASSLNDSAVSYESGNINGRKSAGMMEPVQQQQQQQQQQQQQQSPQPHSQHPYKCTMCNYSTTTLKGLRVHQQHKHSFCDNLPKYDGPPSNTPQESEADAHTSASTVKKSQTSILGLSSKNNFVAKAPRKVSNDFPLDLSPVKKRTRIDEIASNLQSKINQNKQQEDAVINVEDDEEEEEDNEVEIEVELDREEEQTEPMIEVSSSYAPQQMWGREANDSQKEANFRSLQHDYNSANGAEIELTLSEDEEDYYSSVSMKEHQSPNASVLGGQSNMYGTDQNNENAEFNDSGRLYYCKHCDFSNKSARSVSTHYQRMHPYIKFSFRYILDPNDHSAVYRCLECYIDYTNFEDLQQHYGEHHPEAMNVLNFDHSDLIYRCRFCSYTSPNVRSLMPHYQRMHPTVKINNAMIFSSYVVEQQEGLNTESQTLREILNSAPKTMATSTPVARGAGVPAGFNKSAAKSFSPECENQKEPSVNTVVVYDCDVCSFASPNMHSVLVHYQKKHPEEKASYFRIQKTMRVVSVDRGSALAQMSFEMGTPVSPKLSNLASQPPPPPPPPPDLATELYYCKHCSYSNRSVVGVLVHYQKRHPEIKVTAKYIRQAPPTAAMMRAGELPPGIQRPPVSMQQLSRGGSETSVNPPENEMFFCQHCDYGNRTVKGVLIHYQKKHRDFKANADVIRQHTATIRSLCDRSQKKSTGNVPAHTSSTERDKSKLRALKCRQCSYTSPYFYALRKHIKKDHPTLKATVTSILRWAFLDGLIEAGYHCEWCIYSHTEPSGLLVHYQRRHPEHYVDYTYMATKLWAGPDPSPPALVMPTEAKSYKCRDCIFEASSIWDITNHYQAFHPWAMNGDESVLLDIIKEKDAAEKSGTQPDETGIRMDSEDQITTSQMDQDAECAEDPSLSQEKTVQLASANPAISSTPYQCTVCQSEYNNLHGLLTHYGKKHPGMKVKAADFAQDIDINPGAVYKCRHCPYINTRIHGVLTHYQKRHPSIKVTAEDFVHDVEQANDIAQNDVEETSRIFKQGYGAYRCKLCPYTHGTLEKLKIHYEKYHNQPEFDVFAQSPPKVSASLEPDMVTEIKASPEIAAEDVGEISVAAPHFSSSHLVSHTVFRCQLCKYFCSTRKGIARHYRIKHNNVRAQPEGKNNLFKCALCSYTNPIRKGLAAHYQKRHDIDAYYTHCLAASRTVSDKPNKVIIPSPPKDDTPQLSEELRRAVEKKKCSLCSFQSFSKKGIVSHYMKRHPGVFPKKQHASKLGGYFTAVYADEHEKPTPTEERNDFEKPEVESEAQEIEWLPFRCIKCFKLSFSTAELLCMHYTDHHSKDLKRDFTILGSGTRSQNAVYQCKHCDMKLHSTAELTAHLNGHNEEFQKRAKRQERRKQLLSKQKYADGAFADFKQERAFGHLEDVSKLKERKVVGYKCKFCVEVHPTLRAICNHLRKHVQYGNVSSVSATVKGLRSHERSHLALAMFTREDKYSCQYCSFVSAFRHNLDRHMQTHHGHHKPFRCKLCPFKSSYNSRLKTHILKAHAGEHAYKCSSCSFSTMTISQLKEHSLKVHGKALTLPRPRIVNLAASHAHHTSKNHTPAEEVEDSNDSSYSEPPDVQQQLNHYQSAALARNNNNVSPIPLSGSAAGMEKTEAILNCEFCEFSSGYIQSIRRHYRDKHGGKKLFKCKDCSFYTGFKSAFTMHVEAGHSAVPEEGPKDLRCPLCLYHTKYKRNMIDHIVLHREERVVPIEVCRSKLSKYLQGVVFRCDKCTFTCSSDESLQQHIEKHNELKPYKCQLCYYETKHTEELDAHLRDEHKVSRNFELVGRVNLDQLEQMKGKTESSSSDEEEKEEELSPKTEERDPMMFSDTGPPEKRFPCEFCGRSFTEGSEWERHVLRHGMALNESKHGTSEDSQPKEDVEETVSTLPEEKESIEKMVLDYSHNSETVVSVVAADKPLQENPEAKNE